One Candidatus Nitrososphaera evergladensis SR1 genomic window carries:
- the tmk gene encoding dTMP kinase — MTMMMMSSVNNKNREIIPGRLIIVEGVDGSGKSTQIRLLEKWFRYMGLQVFFTEWNSSETVKEITSKGKKKALLTPITFSLLHATDFADRYERHILPLLRAGYIVLADRYIYTAFARDVVRGCHPRWVRHMYDFAVKPDISFYFRVPVDIAFDRIVKNRPKLKYYEAGMDLNLSNDPYESYRIFQGRIVEQYDSMVGPENFVVIDGTADIEEQQKVMRQKVMELLPRQFFRGKQQQQEEKEVPAE, encoded by the coding sequence ATGACAATGATGATGATGTCGTCTGTTAACAACAAAAATCGCGAAATAATACCGGGCAGGCTGATAATAGTGGAGGGCGTGGACGGGTCCGGCAAGTCCACGCAGATACGCCTGCTTGAAAAGTGGTTCAGGTACATGGGGCTGCAGGTGTTCTTTACCGAGTGGAACTCGTCAGAGACGGTAAAGGAGATAACGTCCAAGGGCAAGAAAAAGGCTCTGCTGACGCCAATAACGTTCAGCCTGCTGCACGCCACCGACTTTGCCGACAGGTACGAGCGCCACATCCTGCCGCTTTTGCGCGCAGGGTACATCGTGCTTGCAGACCGCTATATCTACACGGCGTTTGCCCGCGACGTCGTGCGGGGCTGCCACCCGCGCTGGGTGCGCCACATGTACGACTTTGCAGTCAAGCCGGACATCTCGTTTTACTTTCGAGTTCCGGTGGACATTGCGTTTGACAGGATAGTGAAGAACAGGCCGAAGCTGAAATACTACGAGGCGGGCATGGACCTGAACCTGAGCAACGACCCCTATGAAAGCTACCGCATATTCCAGGGAAGGATAGTGGAGCAGTACGACTCGATGGTCGGGCCGGAGAACTTTGTAGTGATCGACGGCACGGCAGACATCGAGGAGCAGCAGAAGGTCATGCGCCAGAAGGTGATGGAGCTTTTGCCAAGGCAGTTTTTCCGGGGCAAGCAACAACAACAGGAAGAAAAGGAGGTGCCCGCAGAGTGA
- the tmk gene encoding dTMP kinase, translated as MRRGRAVAAAAERTLQFYGHGIPYIEDTGIKGRLIVIEGPDASGRSTQIGLITAKLEAAGHAVLNTGLKRSELISEGILEAKRNFAGRKTLSLFYAADFADQLENKIIPALRAGYVVLADRYIYTLLAREAVRGISRRWSHNLFSFAIVPDLVFYLDVEPEELVHRVFQKNAYLDYYESGADMGLANDMFESFMKYQAMIAKEFRRMQKRYNLVIIDGNRSIPEINADLQKRIDAFLESAHAASSKATL; from the coding sequence GTGAGGCGCGGCAGAGCAGTAGCAGCGGCAGCAGAAAGGACGCTCCAGTTCTACGGCCACGGCATACCCTACATTGAGGACACAGGGATCAAGGGCAGGCTCATAGTGATAGAAGGTCCCGACGCGTCTGGCAGGAGCACCCAGATAGGGCTGATAACGGCCAAGCTTGAAGCAGCAGGCCACGCCGTTTTAAACACGGGCTTGAAGCGGTCGGAGCTGATAAGCGAGGGAATACTGGAGGCAAAGAGGAATTTCGCCGGCAGAAAGACGCTCTCGCTCTTTTACGCAGCCGACTTTGCAGACCAGCTTGAAAACAAGATAATCCCCGCGCTGCGCGCAGGTTACGTCGTGCTTGCAGACCGATACATCTACACGCTGCTTGCAAGGGAGGCGGTAAGGGGCATCAGCAGGCGCTGGTCGCACAACCTGTTCTCGTTCGCAATAGTGCCGGACCTGGTGTTCTACCTCGATGTCGAGCCGGAGGAGCTTGTGCACCGCGTCTTTCAGAAAAACGCGTACCTCGACTACTATGAATCAGGCGCAGACATGGGGCTTGCCAACGACATGTTCGAGTCCTTCATGAAATACCAGGCCATGATCGCCAAAGAGTTCCGCAGGATGCAAAAGCGATACAACCTTGTGATAATAGACGGCAACAGGTCCATACCGGAGATAAACGCCGACCTGCAAAAGCGCATCGACGCCTTTTTGGAATCGGCGCATGCGGCGAGCAGCAAGGCGACGCTCTAA